The Desmonostoc muscorum LEGE 12446 genome includes a region encoding these proteins:
- a CDS encoding TetR/AcrR family transcriptional regulator translates to MSKGEETKSRILQQAAELFNQQGYAGSSMSDIMRVTGLQKGGIYNHFQSKDDLALQAFEFAIARIQQHTRSVLRNKRHAVERLQAIIGVFSSFAENPPIKGGCPLLNTAVESDDTHPVLRDRAQQAMNSWLNLIRRIIQTGIAKGEIRSDVNADEIATIIIATLEGAIMMSKLYGDSIYMHRVINHLNQYLETHL, encoded by the coding sequence ATGTCTAAAGGTGAAGAAACAAAAAGCAGAATTCTCCAGCAAGCAGCCGAACTGTTTAACCAACAGGGGTATGCAGGCTCATCTATGTCAGATATTATGCGTGTCACTGGATTGCAGAAAGGAGGAATTTACAATCACTTCCAAAGCAAGGATGATTTAGCGCTACAGGCTTTTGAGTTTGCGATCGCCCGTATCCAGCAGCATACTAGGTCTGTGTTGCGAAATAAACGCCATGCAGTGGAACGCCTACAAGCAATCATTGGAGTTTTTAGCAGCTTTGCAGAAAATCCACCCATCAAGGGAGGATGTCCATTGCTGAATACTGCTGTTGAGAGTGATGATACTCATCCAGTATTGCGCGATCGCGCTCAACAAGCGATGAATTCTTGGCTAAATTTGATTCGTCGAATTATTCAAACGGGAATTGCAAAAGGTGAAATTCGTTCTGACGTGAATGCTGATGAAATCGCTACCATCATCATTGCAACTCTAGAAGGAGCCATCATGATGAGCAAGCTTTATGGAGATTCAATTTACATGCACAGGGTAATTAATCATCTGAATCAATACTTAGAAACTCACCTTTAA
- a CDS encoding DsbA family protein: MTTFFSWFGQLLQYLRTLAAIGMLCLLLAWSLPAQAASRIDPQLEQQVLQIIREHPEAIIESVQVFQQQQQQKLNQVRQGFLQDLKTNPQTVIGESPTTGSTNSKTLLLEFSDFECPYCAEAHKTLKQLLAKYPDKLKVVYKNLPLTSIHSQALPAAAAAWAAYQQGKFWEYHDALFTNQKKLGEALYLDIGKNLNLDLAKFKRDQNLAAPAITKDVQLAQKLAVAGTPFFVISSPSISRVVELSDIENILADAK, from the coding sequence ATGACTACATTCTTTAGTTGGTTTGGGCAATTACTTCAATATCTGCGTACTTTGGCAGCAATCGGTATGCTATGTTTGCTTCTGGCGTGGTCACTTCCTGCACAAGCTGCTAGCCGCATTGATCCCCAACTAGAACAGCAAGTATTACAAATTATCCGCGAACATCCAGAGGCAATTATCGAATCTGTTCAGGTGTTTCAGCAGCAACAACAACAGAAACTTAATCAAGTACGGCAAGGATTTTTACAGGATTTAAAAACAAATCCTCAAACAGTGATTGGTGAGTCTCCAACTACAGGTTCAACTAATTCAAAAACTCTGCTCTTGGAATTCTCAGACTTTGAATGTCCTTACTGTGCTGAGGCGCATAAAACCTTGAAACAATTGTTAGCAAAATACCCAGATAAGCTAAAAGTAGTTTACAAGAATTTACCGCTAACTTCAATTCATTCTCAAGCGTTGCCAGCAGCAGCAGCAGCTTGGGCAGCATATCAGCAGGGTAAATTTTGGGAATATCATGATGCCCTGTTTACTAATCAAAAAAAACTGGGCGAGGCATTATATTTAGATATTGGTAAAAACCTGAATTTAGATTTGGCAAAATTTAAACGCGACCAGAATCTTGCCGCTCCTGCAATTACAAAAGATGTCCAGTTAGCTCAAAAATTGGCTGTTGCTGGCACACCTTTTTTCGTAATTAGTAGTCCAAGTATTTCACGAGTTGTGGAGTTATCAGATATCGAAAATATATTGGCTGATGCTAAGTAA
- a CDS encoding tautomerase family protein, translating to MAQIKVYGLADKLNPIKAELSNIIHTCVIDILQLTPEKRFHRFFPLEKSDFYYPHDRSENYLIVEISMFEGRSVETKKQLIRLLIQNIHEKLNISIYDIEITIFETPKHNWGIRGLPGDELILNYKVEV from the coding sequence ATGGCACAAATCAAGGTATATGGTTTAGCAGATAAATTAAATCCTATTAAAGCTGAACTATCAAATATCATCCATACCTGTGTTATTGATATTTTACAGCTTACCCCGGAGAAGAGATTTCACCGTTTTTTTCCACTTGAAAAATCAGACTTCTATTATCCACACGATAGATCAGAAAATTATCTGATCGTTGAAATTAGTATGTTTGAGGGACGCTCGGTCGAAACTAAAAAACAGCTAATTCGTCTCCTGATTCAAAATATTCATGAAAAATTGAATATTTCTATTTACGATATTGAAATTACAATTTTTGAAACGCCTAAACATAACTGGGGAATTAGAGGGTTACCTGGTGATGAGTTAATCTTAAACTACAAAGTAGAAGTTTGA
- a CDS encoding acyl-CoA thioesterase yields the protein MLVDDNLHRPLEVVLAIPVRTYDIDFVGIVSNIVYIRWLEDLRLKFLDEHWELNQQLEQGYAPVLAGTEIEYKRSIKISDRVIGRLWLSNLGRLKWTVKAEILSNDELAAIATQKGAFISLENGRPIQIPEEFQKKYFQSQQVV from the coding sequence ATGTTAGTAGATGACAACTTGCACAGACCATTAGAAGTAGTATTGGCAATTCCTGTAAGGACATATGATATCGATTTTGTGGGAATTGTTAGCAATATTGTCTATATCAGATGGCTAGAGGATTTACGTTTAAAGTTTTTAGATGAACATTGGGAACTCAATCAACAACTTGAGCAAGGATATGCACCTGTTTTAGCTGGAACTGAAATTGAATATAAACGTTCGATAAAAATTAGCGATCGCGTGATTGGGCGTTTATGGTTGAGTAATTTAGGTCGCTTAAAGTGGACTGTGAAAGCTGAAATTTTATCTAACGATGAGTTAGCAGCAATAGCTACACAAAAAGGTGCTTTTATTAGTTTGGAAAATGGTCGTCCGATTCAAATTCCAGAAGAATTCCAAAAGAAATATTTCCAGTCTCAGCAAGTTGTTTAG
- a CDS encoding glutathione S-transferase family protein has protein sequence MLKFYYNPFSPNARRVWLTLLEKEIPFESVLVKLDGDQFQPEFVTINPFHNIPVVVDDGFRVVESLAIMDYLEAKYPTPAMLPSEPQALATVRMVQLVTGNELFPQIISLIYESEDSPQATRAKQHIDKVLQFLTQALGDRSFFGSEQLTLADIVAGIGILSLPNLGINLSNYTKLYEWSERLMQRPAWQKTKLSAEEFELFKGRVRTLVTLRRNKANENK, from the coding sequence ATGCTGAAATTTTACTACAATCCCTTCTCGCCAAATGCTCGTCGTGTGTGGCTCACTTTACTAGAAAAGGAGATTCCCTTTGAATCAGTTTTGGTGAAGTTGGATGGCGATCAATTCCAACCAGAGTTTGTGACAATTAACCCTTTTCATAATATTCCGGTTGTGGTGGATGACGGTTTTCGAGTTGTGGAATCCCTGGCGATTATGGACTATTTAGAAGCGAAATATCCTACACCTGCGATGCTACCTTCTGAACCTCAGGCGTTAGCTACGGTGAGGATGGTGCAATTAGTCACAGGTAATGAATTATTTCCACAAATAATTTCACTGATTTATGAAAGTGAAGATTCACCACAAGCTACACGAGCAAAGCAGCATATAGATAAGGTACTGCAATTTTTGACCCAAGCGCTTGGCGATCGCTCTTTTTTTGGTAGCGAACAATTAACTTTAGCAGATATCGTTGCAGGGATAGGTATACTTTCATTACCTAATTTAGGTATTAATCTTAGTAATTACACCAAACTATATGAATGGTCTGAACGCTTGATGCAACGTCCAGCATGGCAGAAAACTAAATTGAGCGCCGAAGAGTTTGAATTATTTAAAGGTCGAGTTAGAACTTTAGTGACATTGCGTAGAAATAAAGCCAATGAAAATAAATAA